In Ignavibacteria bacterium, a single window of DNA contains:
- the mraY gene encoding phospho-N-acetylmuramoyl-pentapeptide-transferase: MLYLLAEYLESHFSPPGFNIFKYLTFRSALAAITALLLTFYVGPKVLKLLKKKQIGEAKKEDGPKFHWSKAGTPTMGGLIILMSGLIPVLLWGDLRNIYILLVLFTTIILGMVGFLDDYLKVVKKYKKGLVAKYKLAGQVFVGLIVGLVIYFAPQFEGINTITTIPFLKNYEFDFAYLYVPIIIFIITATSNAVNLTDGLDGLATGTVGIVFFTLGIIAYISGNIELSKYLNIIYLRGNGELVVFCTAFAGAAIGFLWYNSYPAQIFMGDTGSLALGGAIGMLSILVKKEFLLPLLGGIFFAETVSVLMQRYYFKYTRKKYGEGKRIFLMAPLHHHYEMKGIPEPKIVLRFYIIAVLLAVMTLATFKIR, from the coding sequence ATGTTATATCTATTAGCAGAATATTTAGAATCGCATTTTAGTCCACCAGGTTTCAATATTTTTAAATATCTGACATTCAGGTCTGCATTAGCTGCCATTACCGCATTACTTCTAACGTTCTATGTAGGTCCCAAAGTATTAAAGTTACTGAAGAAAAAGCAGATTGGAGAAGCAAAGAAGGAAGACGGACCGAAATTTCACTGGTCAAAAGCCGGTACCCCTACAATGGGCGGATTGATAATACTTATGTCCGGTTTGATACCTGTTTTGTTATGGGGAGACTTACGGAATATCTACATTTTACTCGTGCTGTTTACTACCATAATCCTCGGGATGGTTGGATTTTTAGATGATTATTTGAAAGTAGTGAAGAAGTATAAAAAAGGACTTGTAGCAAAATACAAGCTTGCAGGGCAGGTATTTGTCGGATTAATTGTTGGTTTAGTAATATATTTTGCACCTCAGTTTGAAGGAATAAACACAATCACTACAATTCCATTTTTAAAGAATTACGAATTTGATTTTGCATATTTATACGTCCCCATAATAATATTCATAATAACAGCGACCTCTAATGCGGTAAATCTTACTGACGGATTAGATGGACTTGCAACAGGCACAGTCGGAATCGTGTTTTTTACATTAGGTATAATTGCGTATATATCCGGAAATATAGAATTATCAAAATACCTGAACATCATATACTTAAGAGGAAACGGAGAGCTTGTTGTTTTTTGTACAGCGTTTGCAGGGGCAGCAATAGGATTTTTGTGGTACAATTCTTACCCTGCACAGATATTTATGGGTGACACTGGATCGTTAGCATTAGGAGGAGCAATAGGGATGCTGAGCATTCTTGTTAAGAAAGAATTTCTTTTACCACTTCTTGGGGGAATTTTTTTTGCCGAGACAGTATCGGTTCTAATGCAAAGATATTATTTTAAATATACAAGGAAAAAATATGGCGAGGGAAAACGAATATTTCTTATGGCACCATTACATCATCATTACGAAATGAAGGGGATACCCGAGCCAAAGATAGTATTGAGGTTCTATATAATTGCTGTGCTTTTAGCAGTGATGACTTTAGCAACATTTAAAATCAGGTAA
- the murD gene encoding UDP-N-acetylmuramoyl-L-alanine--D-glutamate ligase, which yields MNIKNDIINKKITVLGAGRSGIGIAKLLTRNKAAVFVSDSSPKEKLMYFDEKVFQNYSIDYEIGRNSDKIYDSEIFVVSPGISPNSDVLKKAVKKNIKILSEVEVSSYFCEVPTIAITGTNGKTTTTELTGAILREAGYDVYICGNVGLAFSEIIPKLSSDSVVVIEVSSFQLEYTVDFKPRVAMILNITPDHIDWHLSFENYVNAKFKICRNQSADDLTIINYDDSILKNEIKNLKSTMGAFSKDKIINDKIAVKCFLEDSEIKYMEESINNIIRKDEILLRGTHNIMNSMAAILAVKKFNVNNDVIKKVLRNFKGVEHRIEFVREIDGVRYYNDSKATNYDSLYVALESFDKNIILIMGGKKGAENFETVDALIKDRVKFICAIGQSCSSISDHYKDIKTVNNFDTLEEAVKFAKNNSVRGDYVLFSPGYKSFDMFNNFEHRGEVFKSIVSTLK from the coding sequence ATGAATATTAAAAATGATATAATAAATAAGAAGATTACGGTTTTAGGAGCAGGCCGAAGTGGTATTGGTATAGCAAAACTACTTACGAGAAATAAAGCTGCGGTTTTTGTGAGCGATTCTTCTCCAAAAGAAAAACTTATGTACTTTGATGAAAAGGTTTTCCAAAATTATTCTATAGATTACGAAATAGGTCGAAATAGTGATAAAATCTATGATTCAGAAATTTTTGTAGTAAGCCCTGGAATTTCACCAAATTCAGATGTATTAAAGAAAGCTGTAAAAAAGAATATTAAAATATTAAGTGAGGTTGAAGTTTCGTCCTATTTTTGTGAAGTACCGACAATTGCTATAACAGGTACAAACGGAAAAACCACAACCACAGAATTAACCGGAGCAATACTCAGAGAAGCGGGATATGATGTATATATTTGCGGTAATGTAGGGCTGGCATTTTCAGAAATTATACCGAAACTTAGCTCCGATTCAGTAGTTGTGATAGAAGTGAGTAGTTTCCAACTCGAATATACGGTAGACTTTAAACCAAGAGTTGCGATGATACTTAACATAACTCCGGATCATATAGACTGGCATCTTAGTTTTGAAAATTATGTTAATGCTAAATTTAAAATTTGTAGAAATCAAAGTGCTGATGACCTTACAATTATTAATTATGACGATAGTATTCTGAAAAACGAGATAAAGAATTTAAAATCTACTATGGGTGCTTTTAGTAAGGATAAAATTATTAATGATAAAATTGCGGTGAAATGTTTTCTGGAGGATAGTGAAATAAAATATATGGAGGAATCAATAAATAACATAATAAGAAAGGATGAAATTTTATTAAGAGGGACTCATAATATTATGAACTCGATGGCAGCGATACTTGCTGTTAAGAAATTTAATGTGAATAATGATGTGATTAAGAAAGTACTTAGGAATTTTAAGGGAGTGGAGCACAGAATCGAATTCGTGAGGGAAATTGACGGAGTACGATATTACAATGATTCGAAAGCAACGAATTATGATTCACTTTATGTAGCACTCGAGAGTTTTGATAAAAATATTATACTAATAATGGGAGGCAAAAAAGGAGCTGAAAATTTTGAGACAGTAGATGCCTTGATAAAAGACAGGGTTAAGTTTATTTGTGCAATAGGTCAAAGTTGTTCTTCTATTAGCGACCACTACAAGGATATTAAAACCGTAAATAATTTTGATACTTTAGAAGAGGCGGTCAAATTTGCAAAGAATAATTCTGTGAGAGGGGATTATGTACTTTTCTCCCCTGGTTATAAGAGTTTTGATATGTTCAATAATTTTGAACACAGAGGCGAAGTTTTTAAAAGTATAGTGAGTACATTGAAATGA
- a CDS encoding putative peptidoglycan glycosyltransferase FtsW, with translation MKKVNYKIDIYILIPVLLLIFFSIALVYSASSDYASTKFADSSYLLKSHLFKVLISLVLFFFAVKIDYRIYQDTSKFVVIGAIILLIIVLFTTSSVNNVNRWLYIGPLSIQPSDIAKYALILHISSLLVKKETYLGNLYRGYLPIVFYVLLICGLIAIQPNFSTSVIVFMSSILLMLTSKIKFKHIAVTIVSLIPFAILFVLSKSYMLARIENFAEFSSKGTAQHQLNQAIIGLGNGGLLGVGMGNSVQKEFFLPESYGDFIFAIMGEEYGFIGTLFVVLLFMLFLIRGYKTSKEVTDPFGKYLAFGITTIILLYAVVNMSVASGIFPTTGVPIPFVSFGGTALIFNSIAAGVLVNISSFRDRNINSVQMNEVRI, from the coding sequence ATGAAAAAGGTTAATTATAAAATAGATATATACATCCTGATACCGGTTTTATTACTGATTTTTTTCAGTATAGCACTTGTTTATAGTGCAAGTTCTGATTATGCTTCTACGAAATTCGCAGACTCGAGTTATTTATTAAAATCACATTTGTTCAAAGTTTTAATATCGCTTGTTTTATTCTTCTTTGCAGTCAAAATAGATTACAGGATATATCAAGATACTAGTAAGTTTGTGGTTATTGGTGCAATTATATTATTGATTATTGTTCTTTTTACTACTTCATCAGTAAATAATGTTAACAGATGGTTGTACATAGGTCCGTTAAGTATTCAACCATCAGATATAGCCAAATATGCATTGATATTACACATCTCATCATTGCTAGTAAAGAAGGAGACATATTTAGGTAATTTGTACAGAGGTTATTTACCAATAGTTTTTTATGTTTTGTTGATATGCGGTCTAATTGCAATCCAGCCAAATTTTTCTACTTCGGTAATTGTTTTCATGTCATCCATTCTGCTAATGCTTACATCAAAAATAAAGTTCAAACATATAGCAGTTACAATAGTATCGTTAATACCGTTTGCTATATTGTTTGTGCTATCAAAATCTTACATGCTTGCCCGTATTGAGAACTTCGCAGAATTCAGTTCAAAAGGGACAGCCCAACATCAGTTAAATCAGGCAATAATAGGACTTGGAAATGGGGGATTGCTTGGAGTAGGTATGGGCAACTCTGTTCAGAAAGAGTTTTTTCTTCCAGAGTCATACGGAGATTTTATTTTTGCCATTATGGGTGAAGAATATGGTTTCATCGGTACATTATTTGTTGTGTTACTTTTCATGTTATTTCTTATAAGAGGATACAAGACCTCAAAAGAAGTAACAGATCCATTTGGAAAGTATCTTGCATTTGGAATTACTACAATAATATTACTTTATGCGGTTGTAAACATGTCAGTTGCAAGCGGAATATTTCCTACAACAGGAGTCCCTATACCGTTTGTCAGTTTTGGCGGTACTGCTTTGATATTTAATTCGATAGCGGCGGGTGTCTTAGTGAATATATCTTCATTTCGTGATAGAAATATTAACTCAGTTCAGATGAATGAGGTAAGAATATGA
- the murG gene encoding undecaprenyldiphospho-muramoylpentapeptide beta-N-acetylglucosaminyltransferase has translation MRVIMTGGGTGGHIFPALAIADELKNRESDSCIKFIGAKGKMEEVIVPENNYEIALIEVVGLNRKNMLKNINFILRYYTSLRKCKKIIKDFKPDVVIGTGGYVTGPVVSSAVNLGVPSIIQEGNSYPGKVIKYLAPKVNKVIVNFEETRDYLKRKDNVVQISYPVRNKIKSINKEDALKFFEITNRYKTIFVFGGSQGAKAINEVLESKIEKLSNESINIIWQTGKANYERISNKFKNISDRIKIYGFINDMDKAYAASDLVICRAGISSIMELSLTSKPAILIPYPYAAENHQELNAKSLVERSSAVMIREDEIRETLIEKIKSLLFDEDKLRMLSNNISKIYDTESPSKIYKEIKSILK, from the coding sequence ATGAGAGTTATAATGACAGGAGGGGGAACAGGTGGACATATATTCCCGGCATTGGCGATTGCAGACGAGTTAAAGAATAGAGAATCAGATTCATGTATCAAGTTTATCGGTGCAAAAGGTAAGATGGAGGAAGTAATAGTACCGGAGAATAATTATGAGATAGCACTAATTGAAGTAGTCGGGCTTAATAGAAAGAATATGCTTAAGAATATTAATTTTATACTGAGATATTATACTTCATTAAGAAAGTGCAAGAAAATAATTAAAGACTTTAAACCTGATGTAGTTATTGGAACGGGCGGATACGTAACAGGTCCGGTTGTGTCGTCAGCCGTAAATCTTGGTGTTCCCAGTATTATTCAAGAAGGTAACTCGTATCCAGGTAAAGTAATAAAATATCTTGCACCAAAAGTAAATAAAGTTATAGTGAATTTTGAAGAAACAAGGGATTATCTAAAAAGGAAAGACAATGTTGTACAAATATCCTATCCCGTTAGGAATAAAATAAAATCAATAAATAAAGAAGATGCATTGAAATTCTTCGAAATAACAAATAGGTATAAAACAATTTTTGTTTTTGGAGGTAGTCAGGGTGCAAAAGCCATTAATGAAGTGTTGGAATCGAAAATAGAAAAGTTATCTAACGAAAGTATAAATATTATATGGCAGACCGGAAAAGCCAATTATGAAAGAATTTCAAATAAGTTTAAAAATATAAGTGATAGGATTAAAATATATGGATTTATAAATGATATGGATAAAGCCTATGCAGCATCAGATTTAGTGATTTGCAGGGCCGGAATAAGCAGTATAATGGAGCTTAGTCTTACTTCTAAACCGGCAATACTTATACCATATCCATACGCTGCGGAAAATCATCAAGAACTAAACGCAAAGTCATTAGTTGAAAGGAGTTCGGCGGTAATGATAAGAGAGGATGAAATAAGGGAAACATTGATTGAGAAAATCAAATCTTTGTTGTTTGATGAGGATAAGCTGAGAATGCTGAGTAATAACATATCAAAAATATACGATACTGAATCACCTTCAAAAATTTACAAAGAAATTAAAAGTATACTAAAATGA
- the murC gene encoding UDP-N-acetylmuramate--L-alanine ligase gives MKKKVKQIHFIGIGGIGMCGLAEYLIEKGYKVTGSDIAKTFITDRLVKKGAKIYYVHKAGNINNKTDLVVYTSALKKDNPEYRKAKINEIKTIKRAALLGDIVNSKYLIAVSGTHGKTTTTSMIAKILIDTGFDPTVFVGGNLDVLGGASYRKGESGFAIVEADEYDRSFLTLNPNVIIINNIELDHVDIYRNEDALLKSFANFVLKIKSNGTFVINWDDRNIRSLFKSSKKKNVLKFGIKSTGLVTKVRNNNFKTEFTYKNKKINLKVLGEHNVYNALAAIKVSSVVCDDTKGIFKSISNFKGVKRRLELKSSRQYKIFDDYAHHPSEIKATLQALKDNDGGRILVVFQPHTFTRTNMFYKEFAESLNIADVVYLLPIYPAREKTIKGVNSRLILRILEIKGCESYLFENKIALFRHLKKSLKRNDRVVFQGAGTISNYCDEFIKKITVK, from the coding sequence TTGAAAAAGAAAGTAAAACAAATACACTTCATTGGTATTGGTGGAATAGGTATGTGCGGGCTGGCTGAATATCTAATAGAAAAGGGATATAAAGTGACAGGAAGTGACATAGCTAAGACATTTATTACGGACAGATTAGTAAAAAAAGGAGCAAAGATTTATTATGTTCATAAAGCGGGTAATATAAATAATAAGACTGATTTAGTTGTTTATACATCTGCTTTAAAAAAAGATAATCCAGAATATAGGAAGGCAAAAATTAATGAAATAAAGACTATAAAAAGAGCGGCATTACTGGGCGATATAGTAAACAGCAAGTACCTTATAGCTGTATCCGGGACTCACGGAAAGACAACAACGACATCAATGATTGCAAAAATACTTATAGATACCGGATTTGATCCGACTGTATTTGTGGGCGGGAATTTAGATGTTTTGGGTGGTGCTTCATACAGGAAAGGTGAAAGTGGATTTGCAATAGTAGAAGCAGATGAGTATGATAGAAGTTTTTTAACTTTAAATCCTAATGTGATAATTATTAATAATATTGAATTGGATCATGTTGACATATACAGGAATGAAGATGCATTATTAAAATCATTTGCTAATTTTGTACTTAAAATAAAATCTAATGGCACATTTGTAATTAACTGGGATGACAGAAATATAAGAAGTCTATTCAAATCGAGCAAGAAGAAGAACGTTTTGAAATTTGGAATAAAATCTACGGGATTAGTTACGAAGGTAAGGAACAACAATTTTAAAACAGAATTCACTTATAAAAACAAGAAGATTAATCTAAAGGTGCTTGGAGAGCACAATGTTTATAATGCATTAGCAGCAATAAAAGTATCCAGCGTTGTATGCGATGATACAAAAGGTATTTTTAAAAGCATAAGCAATTTTAAAGGTGTAAAAAGAAGGCTTGAATTGAAGAGCAGCAGACAGTACAAGATCTTTGATGACTATGCACATCATCCTTCAGAAATAAAAGCAACATTACAAGCTTTAAAGGATAATGATGGGGGAAGAATATTAGTAGTGTTTCAACCGCATACATTTACACGAACAAATATGTTCTACAAGGAATTTGCTGAATCATTGAATATTGCCGATGTGGTTTATCTTTTACCGATATATCCAGCGAGAGAAAAAACAATAAAGGGCGTGAACTCGAGACTGATTTTAAGAATATTAGAAATAAAAGGATGTGAAAGTTATCTGTTTGAGAATAAGATTGCTCTTTTCAGACATCTGAAAAAATCTTTAAAGAGAAACGACAGGGTTGTATTTCAGGGAGCAGGAACAATATCGAATTACTGTGATGAATTCATAAAAAAGATTACGGTCAAATGA
- a CDS encoding FtsQ-type POTRA domain-containing protein: MSKGRIILFIAALSAITLLIIILANNWRNKIYISKITIKGNITISESEILTAAGLKVDSTINLDELNEMFIRDRVAKHPEIKKVVVSKEPPSELIIEVIEKKPIAIVIKSNEIYLIDEEQEIFPIKNYDKAFDLPIINGLGTDDRKNKTDINAAMNFLKAAYEKGKYIQNLISEVNMKDSSKIVVKTNDKLTSFYFKRVDKNTNEYYKPKLELFKRFMDSEITLRNLNCEYVDMRFSNQIIAKIN; this comes from the coding sequence ATGAGTAAAGGCAGAATAATATTATTTATTGCTGCTTTATCAGCAATTACATTATTAATCATCATTCTTGCTAATAACTGGAGAAATAAAATTTATATAAGCAAGATTACGATAAAAGGAAACATAACCATCAGCGAGAGTGAAATACTGACGGCAGCAGGATTGAAGGTGGATTCAACAATAAACCTTGATGAATTAAATGAAATGTTCATACGAGACAGAGTTGCAAAACATCCGGAGATAAAGAAAGTAGTTGTGAGCAAGGAGCCTCCTTCTGAACTTATTATTGAGGTAATTGAGAAAAAACCAATTGCTATTGTTATTAAAAGCAATGAAATATATTTAATAGATGAAGAACAAGAAATATTTCCAATAAAGAATTACGATAAAGCATTTGATTTGCCAATAATAAACGGACTTGGGACTGATGACAGGAAAAATAAAACCGATATAAATGCAGCAATGAATTTTCTTAAAGCGGCTTATGAAAAGGGAAAATACATACAGAATCTTATATCTGAAGTGAATATGAAGGACAGTTCTAAGATAGTCGTAAAAACAAACGATAAATTAACATCATTTTATTTTAAAAGAGTTGATAAGAACACGAACGAATATTACAAACCTAAGCTGGAGCTTTTTAAAAGATTTATGGATTCGGAAATAACTTTAAGAAACTTGAATTGTGAATATGTTGATATGAGATTTTCTAATCAGATAATTGCAAAAATAAACTAA
- the ftsA gene encoding cell division protein FtsA → MVSKRSKKSDDEIIVGLDVGTTKICVIVAHKKPNGAVDIIGIGKAPSNGLNRGIVVSPQKTIDSIKMALDEAELNSGIPIKSVSVGIAGHHIRCIQTNTIIGIQNPDRVIQESDIQRLVEQASLLKIPSDTQIISVIPQEYNIDGKDGIFESPIGMYGVRLEAKMNIITCLVSSIDDLSSCVNNCGVGIDDIVLEPIASSHAVLEEGEKKVGVAMIDIGGGTTDIAVFKRGALKYTAGIGIAGSLVTKDIYETLGISEDEAERIKREYGFASVSEILNDDEIMIESISRKIPKKTRKSILARIIQARMQDIFELAAIELKNSQIYDELPAGVIITGGGSLIKGTKELAEQILGLEVNLGSPRGLSSGLSKEVESPIYATGVGLILHRAKQLNTYDKILKKSRTTGRPKLTAKSIFNTVRNWFDEL, encoded by the coding sequence ATGGTATCAAAAAGAAGTAAAAAATCGGATGACGAGATTATTGTTGGGCTCGATGTAGGTACGACAAAGATATGTGTCATTGTAGCACATAAAAAACCTAACGGAGCTGTAGATATTATTGGAATTGGGAAAGCACCGTCTAACGGTTTAAACAGAGGGATAGTTGTAAGTCCGCAGAAGACCATAGATTCAATTAAGATGGCACTGGATGAAGCAGAGCTCAATTCTGGTATTCCAATAAAGTCAGTTTCTGTTGGTATTGCAGGACATCATATAAGATGCATACAGACAAATACAATTATTGGGATACAGAATCCAGATAGAGTAATACAGGAAAGCGATATACAAAGACTTGTTGAACAGGCGAGTTTATTGAAAATCCCCAGTGATACACAGATAATTTCTGTGATACCGCAGGAATATAATATAGATGGTAAAGACGGCATTTTTGAGTCACCTATTGGAATGTATGGCGTAAGACTTGAGGCAAAAATGAACATAATAACATGTTTAGTTTCGTCTATAGATGATTTATCAAGTTGTGTTAATAACTGCGGTGTTGGTATAGATGATATTGTATTAGAGCCGATAGCATCATCACATGCAGTTCTTGAAGAGGGTGAGAAAAAAGTAGGTGTTGCAATGATAGATATAGGAGGCGGCACGACGGACATTGCAGTATTTAAAAGAGGAGCATTGAAATATACTGCCGGTATTGGAATAGCAGGCAGCCTTGTCACGAAGGATATATATGAAACGCTGGGAATATCCGAAGATGAAGCAGAAAGAATAAAAAGAGAGTACGGGTTCGCTTCTGTATCGGAAATATTAAACGATGATGAGATAATGATAGAATCAATAAGCAGAAAGATCCCTAAGAAAACAAGAAAGAGCATTTTAGCCAGAATAATTCAGGCAAGGATGCAGGATATATTTGAACTTGCGGCAATTGAACTGAAAAACTCACAAATATATGATGAATTACCTGCGGGTGTAATAATAACCGGTGGTGGTTCATTAATTAAAGGCACCAAAGAACTTGCTGAGCAAATATTAGGACTTGAGGTCAATCTTGGGTCACCGAGAGGATTATCAAGCGGACTATCAAAAGAAGTTGAAAGCCCGATATATGCAACAGGAGTTGGACTGATATTACACAGGGCAAAACAATTGAACACGTACGATAAAATATTAAAAAAGAGCAGAACAACAGGGAGACCGAAATTAACTGCAAAATCAATATTCAATACAGTGAGGAACTGGTTTGATGAACTTTAA
- the ftsZ gene encoding cell division protein FtsZ, producing MSIQLLPHELNGARIKVVGIGGGGGNILNSMVDRGIEGVEFIAINTDSQALDISKADVKIQIGKTITKGLGTGANTALGDKAAEESREEIGRALAGSDMVFLTAGMGGGTGTGASPLIAKLAKSLDILVVAIVTKPFGFEGNPRMQAALDGIEKLKREVDSLIIIPNQRIRELIHEKATKNQALALANIVLYNATKGISQIITKTGEINVDFADVKTTMKNTGDAIIGTGIATGEGRAMKAVGEALSNPILESIDLSGAKNVLVNIASDGNIGFDEIDIINSQVQDAVGDKANYIFGLMDDKDIDGEVMVTVIATGFKKEQIETAIENNTDNEYGNVIGMDNLKTARGRIDEMPDDIRKLDIPAITRRQPSVKDMLNDDLSEKETNSFKRSINKYGFPDEDLKNVDPPAFMRRTLD from the coding sequence ATGAGCATTCAATTATTACCACACGAGCTAAATGGCGCAAGGATAAAAGTAGTCGGCATAGGGGGTGGCGGCGGCAACATATTAAACTCGATGGTGGACAGAGGAATTGAGGGAGTAGAATTCATTGCAATAAATACTGATTCACAGGCACTGGACATTAGCAAGGCAGATGTGAAGATACAAATTGGCAAGACTATAACAAAAGGACTTGGTACAGGTGCCAACACAGCGCTTGGTGACAAGGCAGCAGAAGAAAGCCGGGAAGAAATAGGCAGAGCATTAGCGGGCAGTGATATGGTTTTTTTAACTGCCGGAATGGGCGGCGGTACAGGAACAGGAGCATCTCCGTTGATTGCAAAACTTGCGAAGAGTCTTGATATTCTTGTGGTTGCAATAGTAACAAAGCCGTTTGGTTTTGAGGGTAATCCGAGGATGCAGGCAGCACTGGATGGAATTGAAAAGTTAAAAAGGGAAGTGGACAGTTTAATTATAATTCCAAACCAGCGTATTCGTGAACTAATACATGAAAAGGCAACTAAGAATCAGGCGTTAGCACTTGCAAACATTGTTTTATATAATGCGACAAAGGGGATCTCACAGATTATTACAAAGACAGGCGAGATAAACGTTGACTTTGCCGATGTAAAGACGACGATGAAGAACACGGGCGACGCAATAATCGGAACAGGAATAGCGACCGGAGAAGGAAGAGCGATGAAAGCAGTTGGAGAGGCCTTGTCGAATCCAATACTTGAAAGCATTGATTTATCCGGAGCGAAGAACGTACTTGTTAACATAGCATCAGACGGAAATATTGGTTTTGATGAAATTGATATAATCAATAGTCAAGTACAAGATGCGGTTGGAGATAAAGCAAATTACATATTTGGATTAATGGATGATAAGGATATAGACGGAGAGGTTATGGTAACAGTTATTGCTACGGGATTTAAGAAAGAACAGATAGAGACGGCAATCGAAAATAATACGGATAACGAATACGGAAATGTGATTGGTATGGACAATTTAAAAACAGCGAGGGGAAGAATTGATGAAATGCCAGATGACATTAGAAAATTAGACATTCCCGCTATCACAAGAAGACAGCCGTCTGTAAAAGATATGCTTAATGATGATTTAAGCGAGAAGGAAACAAATTCATTTAAGCGGAGTATAAATAAGTACGGATTCCCCGACGAGGATCTAAAAAATGTTGATCCTCCAGCGTTCATGAGAAGGACGTTAGATTAA